In a genomic window of Streptomyces roseoviridis:
- a CDS encoding helix-turn-helix domain-containing protein, whose protein sequence is MGVSGKTVPASKPKPDVNEPMCPSRLVLEHVTSRWGVLILAALLERSYRFSELRRAIGGVTEKMLAQTLQTLERDGFVHRDAKPVIPPRVDYSLTDLGREAARQVWELARWSEHRLAAVQEARERYDAARNGSVIAASQ, encoded by the coding sequence ATGGGAGTAAGTGGCAAGACCGTCCCGGCCTCCAAGCCGAAACCCGACGTCAACGAGCCGATGTGCCCCTCGCGCCTCGTCCTGGAGCACGTCACCAGCCGCTGGGGCGTGCTGATCCTCGCCGCCCTGCTGGAGCGCTCCTACCGCTTCAGCGAGCTGCGCCGCGCGATCGGCGGCGTCACCGAGAAGATGCTCGCCCAGACCCTCCAGACCCTGGAGCGCGACGGCTTCGTGCACCGCGACGCCAAGCCCGTCATCCCGCCGCGCGTCGACTACAGCCTCACCGACCTCGGCCGCGAGGCCGCCCGGCAGGTGTGGGAGCTCGCCCGCTGGAGCGAGCACCGCCTCGCCGCCGTGCAGGAGGCCCGCGAGCGCTACGACGCGGCCCGCAACGGATCCGTCATCGCCGCGTCCCAATGA
- a CDS encoding SDR family oxidoreductase has protein sequence MSIVVTGATGRLGRLVIDALLTSVPAESVAAVVRDKDKAADLAERGVELRVADYDRPETLADAFGSGDRVLLISGNEVGRRLPQHEAVVTAAKAAGVAQLAYTGILGGPEADFVLADEHKATERAILDSGLPYTFLRNGWYTENYTDNLAPVLAHGAVVSNAGEGRVASAARADYAAAAAAVLTGPLDEHLGKAYELSGDVSWSLAEYAAEVARLSGRAISFTNVPAETHREILVGAGVPRPFAEILVDVDEAVARGALAARGDDLSRLIGRPTTPVAETIEAALAAS, from the coding sequence ATGAGCATCGTCGTCACCGGAGCCACCGGCCGCCTCGGCCGCCTCGTCATCGACGCCCTCCTCACCTCCGTGCCCGCCGAGTCCGTCGCCGCCGTGGTCCGTGACAAGGACAAGGCGGCCGACCTCGCCGAGCGCGGGGTCGAGCTGCGGGTCGCCGACTACGACCGCCCCGAGACCCTGGCCGACGCCTTCGGCTCCGGCGACCGGGTGCTGCTGATCTCCGGCAACGAGGTCGGGCGACGGCTGCCCCAGCACGAGGCGGTCGTCACCGCCGCCAAGGCCGCCGGGGTCGCCCAGCTCGCGTACACCGGCATCCTCGGCGGACCCGAGGCCGACTTCGTCCTCGCCGATGAGCACAAGGCGACCGAGCGGGCGATCCTCGACTCCGGCCTGCCGTACACCTTCCTCCGCAACGGCTGGTACACCGAGAACTACACCGACAACCTCGCCCCCGTCCTCGCGCACGGCGCCGTCGTCTCCAACGCCGGCGAGGGCCGGGTCGCCTCCGCCGCCCGCGCCGACTACGCCGCCGCGGCCGCGGCCGTGCTCACCGGTCCGCTCGACGAGCACCTGGGGAAGGCGTACGAGCTGAGTGGGGACGTCTCGTGGTCCCTGGCCGAGTACGCGGCCGAGGTGGCCCGCCTGTCCGGCCGCGCGATCTCCTTCACGAACGTACCGGCCGAGACCCATCGGGAGATCCTCGTCGGCGCCGGTGTGCCGCGCCCGTTCGCCGAGATCCTGGTCGACGTGGACGAGGCCGTCGCGCGCGGCGCGCTCGCGGCCCGCGGTGACGACCTGTCCCGGCTGATCGGCCGTCCGACCACCCCGGTCGCCGAGACGATCGAAGCCGCCCTCGCCGCTTCCTGA